In a single window of the Limnohabitans sp. 2KL-27 genome:
- a CDS encoding ABC transporter ATP-binding protein: MTDRPVLMSARALTKRFGGLAAVNEVSLDLWLGQIHAVIGPNGAGKSTLTNLLSGDLPPTSGSITLGEQPITGWTPEKISRHGLGRSYQKTNIFSTFSVWDNVRLAAQSRVQPSPFNPLGWVRTAARMQAVNDRAERAIELAGLQERRHAQAGATSHGEQRQLEIAMTLATEPRVLLLDEPLAGMGQAEAERMVQLLLRLKNEHAILLVEHDMDAVFTLADHLTVMVNGQVIASDTPQAVRADAGVQAAYLGEEVGEGH; this comes from the coding sequence ATGACTGATCGCCCAGTTTTGATGTCCGCACGCGCCTTGACCAAGCGCTTTGGTGGCTTGGCGGCCGTCAACGAGGTCTCTCTGGATTTGTGGCTCGGCCAGATCCACGCGGTGATCGGGCCCAATGGCGCGGGCAAATCCACGCTGACCAACCTCCTCTCGGGCGACCTGCCACCCACCAGTGGCAGCATCACCTTGGGCGAGCAGCCCATCACCGGCTGGACCCCCGAAAAAATTTCTCGCCACGGCCTGGGCCGCAGCTACCAAAAGACCAACATCTTCAGCACCTTCAGCGTGTGGGACAACGTGCGCCTGGCCGCGCAGTCGCGGGTGCAGCCCTCGCCCTTCAACCCCTTAGGTTGGGTGCGGACCGCAGCCCGCATGCAGGCCGTCAACGATCGGGCCGAACGCGCCATCGAACTGGCCGGCCTGCAAGAGCGCCGCCATGCCCAAGCCGGTGCCACCAGCCACGGCGAGCAACGCCAGCTCGAAATCGCCATGACCCTGGCCACTGAGCCCCGGGTGCTGCTGCTCGACGAGCCCTTGGCCGGCATGGGCCAGGCCGAAGCCGAGCGCATGGTGCAGCTTCTGCTGCGCCTCAAAAATGAACACGCGATTTTGCTGGTCGAACACGACATGGACGCCGTGTTCACCCTGGCCGACCACCTCACGGTGATGGTCAACGGGCAAGTCATTGCCAGCGACACGCCTCAGGCAGTGCGGGCCGATGCGGGTGTGCAGGCGGCCTACTTGGGCGAAGAAGTGGGTGAGGGACACTGA
- a CDS encoding TA system VapC family ribonuclease toxin: MTPDVNLLVAAMRLDHPHHALAFAHLQGQLEQATKRPIHPNVVLLSTVVSGFIRIVTNAQIFLKPSSLQQAMDFVDALLISPGVVFQSAGSQWPGFRNLCLQANVTPNLVSDAWIAASALQLGEVVHTFDRDFKKLLPAENLYLLSR, from the coding sequence ATGACCCCAGATGTCAATCTGCTGGTAGCGGCCATGCGGCTGGATCACCCGCACCATGCTCTGGCGTTTGCTCATTTACAAGGACAACTGGAACAGGCGACCAAACGTCCAATTCATCCAAATGTCGTCTTGTTGAGCACAGTGGTCTCAGGCTTCATCAGAATAGTGACCAACGCACAAATCTTTTTGAAACCCAGCTCTTTGCAGCAAGCCATGGACTTTGTGGATGCGCTCCTGATTTCACCCGGTGTGGTGTTCCAATCCGCTGGTAGCCAATGGCCAGGCTTCAGAAACTTATGCCTACAAGCAAATGTGACCCCCAACTTGGTTTCCGATGCGTGGATTGCAGCATCTGCTTTGCAGCTCGGAGAAGTTGTTCACACGTTTGATCGCGATTTCAAAAAACTACTTCCTGCTGAGAACCTTTATTTGTTGAGTCGCTAG
- the pobA gene encoding 4-hydroxybenzoate 3-monooxygenase, producing the protein MSTTRTQVAIVGAGPSGLLLGQLLFKAGIDAVIVERQSGDYVLSRIRAGVLEQVTMDLLDEAGVGQRMHKEGLVHRGFDLLFKGARHRIDMDHLTGGKKVMVYGQTEVTRDLMDMRQAQALPTVYEAENVQVHDFDSSKPRVTYVKNGQLHTIECDFIAGCDGFHGVCRASAPQSAIKEYEKVYPFGWLGVLSDTPPVHHELIYANSTRGFALCSQRSATRSRYYLQVPLTDKVEQWSDDAFWAELRKRLDPEAREHLVTGPSIEKSIAPLRSFVTEPMRFGRMFLAGDAAHIVPPTGAKGLNLAATDVKYLSTALIEFYAERSDAGIDTYSERCLRRIWRAERFSWWFTSLMHHFPENGDIGQKFQDAELDYLVHSEAGSRTMAENYVGLPLNFGA; encoded by the coding sequence ATGAGCACCACCCGCACCCAAGTGGCCATCGTTGGCGCAGGCCCTTCCGGCTTGCTGCTGGGCCAGCTGCTTTTCAAGGCCGGTATTGACGCGGTCATTGTGGAACGCCAAAGCGGGGACTACGTGCTCTCGCGCATCCGTGCGGGCGTGCTGGAGCAAGTGACCATGGACCTGCTCGACGAAGCCGGCGTGGGCCAGCGCATGCACAAAGAAGGCCTGGTGCACAGGGGCTTTGACCTGCTGTTCAAAGGCGCTCGCCACCGCATCGACATGGACCACCTGACCGGCGGCAAAAAAGTCATGGTGTACGGCCAAACCGAAGTCACCCGCGACCTGATGGACATGCGCCAAGCGCAAGCTTTGCCCACGGTCTACGAGGCAGAAAACGTGCAGGTGCACGATTTCGACAGCTCAAAGCCCCGCGTGACGTATGTAAAAAATGGCCAGTTGCACACCATCGAATGCGACTTCATCGCAGGTTGCGACGGCTTCCACGGCGTGTGCCGCGCCAGTGCCCCCCAAAGCGCGATCAAGGAATACGAAAAGGTCTACCCCTTCGGCTGGTTGGGCGTGCTGTCCGACACCCCGCCTGTGCACCATGAGCTGATTTACGCCAACAGCACCCGTGGCTTTGCCTTGTGTTCGCAGCGCAGCGCCACGCGCAGCCGCTACTACCTGCAAGTGCCCTTGACCGACAAGGTCGAGCAATGGTCGGACGACGCCTTCTGGGCCGAGTTGCGCAAGCGCCTTGACCCTGAGGCCCGCGAGCACCTGGTGACCGGCCCCAGCATTGAAAAAAGCATTGCCCCGCTGCGCAGCTTTGTGACCGAGCCCATGCGCTTTGGCCGCATGTTTTTAGCAGGCGATGCCGCGCACATCGTGCCCCCCACAGGCGCCAAGGGCCTGAACCTGGCCGCCACCGACGTGAAGTATCTGTCCACCGCCCTGATCGAGTTTTATGCCGAGCGCTCCGATGCGGGCATCGACACGTATTCCGAGCGCTGCTTGCGACGCATCTGGCGTGCCGAGCGTTTCAGCTGGTGGTTCACCAGCCTGATGCACCACTTTCCTGAAAACGGCGACATCGGCCAAAAATTCCAGGATGCGGAGCTGGACTACCTGGTCCATAGCGAAGCCGGCTCGCGCACCATGGCCGAAAACTATGTGGGCTTGCCGCTCAATTTCGGGGCCTAA
- a CDS encoding LemA family protein: MTASFPRWLWLLWLSTTFALSGCGYNQFQIGNEQVKASWSEVLSQYQRRADLIPNLVSVVQGQANFEQSTLQSVVQARAKATAIQASPELVNDPQAFQKFQQAQKDLSGALSRLLVVSENYPTLQANQGFLDLQAQLEGTENRITVARNRYIKAVQDYNVTVHTFPSNLTAWLLGYKEKPNFSVDNAQEIARPPTVDFRPDAPAPTTPTPAVPGQAQ; the protein is encoded by the coding sequence ATGACCGCTTCTTTTCCCCGATGGCTTTGGCTTCTTTGGCTCAGCACCACCTTCGCCCTCTCGGGCTGCGGCTACAACCAGTTTCAAATTGGCAATGAACAAGTCAAGGCCAGCTGGTCCGAGGTGCTCAGCCAATACCAGCGCCGGGCCGATCTGATTCCCAACCTGGTCAGCGTCGTCCAAGGGCAGGCCAATTTTGAACAAAGCACCTTGCAATCGGTGGTGCAAGCGCGGGCCAAGGCCACGGCCATTCAGGCTTCGCCCGAACTCGTGAACGACCCGCAAGCGTTCCAGAAATTCCAGCAAGCCCAAAAGGACCTCTCGGGCGCCTTGTCTCGGCTGCTGGTGGTGTCAGAGAACTACCCGACACTGCAAGCCAACCAAGGCTTCTTGGACCTGCAAGCCCAGCTCGAGGGCACCGAAAACCGCATCACCGTGGCCCGCAACCGCTACATCAAAGCCGTGCAGGACTACAACGTCACCGTACACACCTTCCCCTCCAACCTGACCGCCTGGCTGCTGGGTTACAAAGAAAAGCCCAACTTTTCGGTGGACAACGCGCAAGAAATTGCCCGGCCACCCACCGTCGATTTCCGGCCGGATGCCCCTGCGCCCACCACACCAACGCCCGCTGTTCCGGGACAGGCCCAGTGA
- a CDS encoding DUF6364 family protein — translation MTNLTISLDENLVKQARIKAIQEGTSLSAKVRELLSIYVRQDMQSAPLVIPKLPTGGSGGLLPGIDPCSNRSMFDAMDAAEYKFPI, via the coding sequence ATGACCAATCTCACCATTTCCCTTGACGAAAACCTCGTCAAACAAGCGCGCATCAAGGCGATCCAAGAGGGCACTTCCTTGAGCGCCAAAGTTCGCGAACTACTGTCCATTTATGTGCGGCAAGACATGCAAAGTGCCCCGCTGGTCATCCCCAAGCTGCCCACCGGTGGAAGCGGCGGTTTGCTTCCAGGAATCGACCCATGCAGCAATCGGTCCATGTTTGATGCCATGGACGCCGCCGAGTACAAATTTCCAATATGA
- a CDS encoding CoA transferase, producing MSTSKPLRGTRVLSLALNLPGPAALMRLAQMGASCTKVNPPAGDPMQHYTPSGYDLMHKGVKHLTLDLKTAAGQAALHKVLPQTDVLLTSFRPSALTKLGLGWKTLHKQYPALSLIEVVGAPGPLAEIPGHDLTYQAEVGLVNGMDLPPSLFADMGGALMASEAALKAVLTLKTTGQGTRYEVALSDAAAWLALPRQLRMTTPEGAVGGAHAGYRIYACKNGRVAVAALEPHFAIRLCEAAGVALAHPVKDLFKPATRQAIETFLAGQTRAQLDKLAAAQDIPLMTLPR from the coding sequence ATGAGCACCTCCAAACCCCTGCGCGGCACGCGCGTCCTGAGTCTTGCCCTCAACCTGCCCGGCCCCGCCGCCCTGATGCGACTGGCCCAGATGGGTGCAAGCTGCACCAAAGTCAACCCACCTGCAGGTGACCCGATGCAGCACTACACGCCCAGCGGCTACGACCTGATGCACAAAGGGGTCAAGCACCTGACGCTCGACCTCAAAACAGCGGCGGGCCAAGCCGCGCTGCACAAAGTCTTGCCCCAAACCGATGTCCTGCTCACCTCGTTTCGGCCCTCGGCCCTGACCAAGCTCGGCCTGGGCTGGAAGACGCTGCACAAGCAATACCCGGCCCTGAGCCTGATCGAGGTGGTCGGTGCGCCTGGCCCCTTGGCCGAGATCCCTGGCCACGATTTGACTTACCAGGCCGAAGTCGGTTTGGTCAACGGCATGGACTTGCCGCCCAGTTTGTTTGCCGACATGGGGGGCGCCCTCATGGCCAGCGAAGCTGCGCTCAAAGCTGTGCTGACACTCAAAACCACAGGCCAAGGCACTCGCTACGAAGTGGCCCTGTCCGATGCCGCCGCTTGGCTGGCCCTGCCCCGCCAGCTGCGCATGACCACGCCCGAAGGGGCGGTGGGTGGTGCGCACGCGGGCTACCGCATCTATGCCTGCAAGAATGGGCGCGTGGCCGTGGCCGCGCTCGAGCCCCACTTTGCCATCCGCCTGTGCGAGGCCGCAGGTGTGGCGCTGGCCCATCCGGTCAAGGACTTGTTCAAACCCGCCACGCGCCAAGCCATCGAAACCTTTTTGGCGGGTCAGACCCGTGCGCAGCTCGACAAACTGGCCGCTGCCCAAGACATTCCGCTGATGACGCTGCCACGCTGA
- a CDS encoding ABC transporter ATP-binding protein, translating into MSDLLIQAQDLNTYYGASHILRGVNFSVGRGETIGLMGRNGMGKSTLLKSIMGIVPPRSGTVDIMGQRMNGRPTFEVAQMGIAYVPEGRGIFGNLSVVENLQMAARPGTNGQRDWTYERVLETFPRLKERLGHGGQQLSGGEQQMLTIGRALMTNPDVLILDEATEGLAPLIARDIWRICSLIKASGISSIIVDKNWKHVTQITDRNIILVKGQVVFEGATQDLLDDPSVLEQHLGV; encoded by the coding sequence ATGAGCGACTTGTTGATCCAGGCCCAAGACCTGAACACCTATTACGGGGCCAGCCACATCCTGCGCGGCGTGAACTTTTCTGTGGGCCGGGGCGAGACGATCGGCCTCATGGGCCGCAACGGCATGGGCAAGAGCACCCTGCTGAAATCCATCATGGGCATCGTGCCACCGCGTTCGGGCACGGTGGACATCATGGGCCAACGCATGAACGGCCGCCCCACGTTTGAAGTGGCGCAAATGGGCATCGCCTATGTGCCCGAGGGCCGCGGCATTTTTGGCAACCTGAGCGTGGTGGAGAACCTGCAAATGGCCGCCCGCCCCGGAACAAACGGTCAGCGCGACTGGACCTACGAGCGGGTGCTGGAGACCTTCCCGCGCCTGAAAGAGCGCCTGGGCCATGGCGGCCAGCAACTGTCGGGCGGCGAGCAGCAAATGCTCACCATCGGCCGTGCGCTCATGACCAACCCCGACGTGCTGATACTGGACGAAGCCACCGAGGGCTTGGCCCCGCTGATCGCCCGCGACATCTGGCGCATCTGCAGCCTGATCAAGGCCAGCGGCATCAGCTCGATCATCGTCGACAAGAACTGGAAACACGTCACCCAGATCACCGACCGGAACATCATCCTGGTCAAGGGCCAAGTGGTGTTCGAAGGCGCCACGCAGGACCTGCTCGACGACCCCAGCGTGCTGGAGCAGCATCTGGGGGTTTGA
- a CDS encoding IclR family transcriptional regulator C-terminal domain-containing protein translates to MTIAKADYIEGLAKGLAVLEAFDTERQRLNATLAAQRTGITRAAARRHLLTLAELGYLETDGSHYWLSARVLRLAGSYMATSRLPRTLQPTLNRLAAQTQAAFSAVVRDGDECVIVARSAGVAEPVRHLAYGLHLGARLPAHATSTGRVLLASLPKADFAAWLKGRELARITPQTEVNAVRFKALIEQVRQADHCLARAGHELGIHALAVPLRNMQGQTLAALNVVGTAEQLSDAAVQRKWLPLLLEAARELRPLL, encoded by the coding sequence ATGACGATTGCCAAAGCAGACTACATCGAAGGCCTGGCCAAGGGGCTGGCCGTGCTCGAAGCCTTTGACACCGAGCGCCAGCGACTGAACGCCACGCTGGCGGCGCAGCGCACGGGCATCACGCGGGCGGCGGCGCGGCGGCATTTGCTCACCTTGGCCGAGTTGGGCTATCTGGAGACCGATGGCTCGCACTACTGGCTCTCGGCGCGGGTGCTGCGTTTGGCGGGCAGTTACATGGCCACTTCGCGCCTGCCGCGCACCTTGCAGCCCACGCTCAACCGCTTGGCCGCGCAAACGCAAGCGGCCTTCAGCGCGGTGGTGCGCGATGGCGATGAATGCGTCATTGTGGCCCGCAGCGCTGGCGTGGCCGAGCCGGTGCGGCACCTGGCCTATGGCCTGCACTTGGGCGCACGTTTGCCGGCGCACGCCACGTCCACCGGGCGCGTGCTGCTGGCCAGCCTGCCCAAGGCCGATTTCGCCGCTTGGCTCAAGGGCCGCGAGCTGGCCCGCATCACGCCGCAAACCGAGGTGAATGCCGTCCGATTCAAGGCACTGATCGAGCAGGTGCGTCAGGCCGACCACTGCCTGGCGCGCGCTGGCCACGAGCTGGGCATCCACGCGCTGGCGGTGCCACTGCGCAACATGCAGGGGCAGACCTTGGCCGCGCTGAACGTGGTGGGCACGGCCGAGCAGTTGAGCGACGCTGCGGTGCAGCGCAAGTGGCTGCCCTTGCTGCTGGAAGCCGCTCGGGAGTTGCGGCCTTTGTTGTGA
- the hrpA gene encoding ATP-dependent RNA helicase HrpA encodes MAAMDQHQVIIVCGETGSGKTTQLPKIALALGRGKLNAKPGERARMIGHTQPRRIAASSVAKRIAEELKTPLGEVVGFKVRFQDRLSKNASVKLMTDGILLAETQTDPLLQAYDTIIIDEAHERSLNIDFLLGYLRQILPRRPDLKIVVTSATIDADRFAKHFASRQGPAPVIMVSGRTFPVEQRWRPFEETRDYGLNDAIADGVDELWQGGAGGDILIFLPGEREIREAADHLRKHLAHQPLTRNAEVLPLFARLSQAEQDRIFEASNGRRIVLATNVAETSLTVPGIRYVIDAGTARVKRYSLRSKVEQLMVEPISQAAANQRAGRCGRVANGICIRLYDDKDFAGRPRFTDPEILRSSLAGVILRMKSLHLGVVEDFPFIEAPSKRAITDGYQLLAELGAVDDDNELTPIGKELARLPLDPRVGRMILEARGREALDEVLVIASAMSVQDVRDRPMDAQPQADQAHAKFDDDKSEFTGYLKLWKWVHAARGGQGTEHKLSNRQYEQLLRQNFINIRRVREWRDTHTQLLTVVAEHKWRINTQPATYEQLHMSMLAGLLGNVGYKLEDPASGAGQASGEYLGARGIKFHKHPGAHLSKKPGRWIVVAELVETTRLFGRGIAAIEPQWLEQVGAHLLRKQVLDPHWEKKSAEVVALERATLYGLVVYSGRRTAYSRVDLHGAREIFIREALVGDQWETQLPFLAANHKMIAKVEELEHKSRRQDVLVHEELIYAFYDQQIPPEVCSGRLLENWYRAESAKQPRLLMLTREELMRHEAAGITTQAFPKQIRLGGTDCQATYLHEPGDARDGVTVTVPLFVLNQVSEDRCEWLVPGLLKDKIQALLKSLPQRPRSRFVPLPESATRLAAELSAPELFGAGSLTDVLLKKVRDETSLDVKRGDFKHEMLSPHLFMNLLVVDEHGRQLGMGRNLGALKGELGAKARGAFQALAQLKVAASPSPANTPPNNVSDSPVIATASQRGGQQSSPRAPALATAKPGNSVIASEARQSSQRTPATPQRYTAWTFGELPELMEICKGGQTLIGFPALVDMQDAVTIEVFDEPDVAAAKNRAGLRRLFGLQIKDALKYLEKNIPDLQKMAVAYMPLGSADELKAQIIDVALDRAFLLDPLPNDELSFKRRIEEGRGRLTLIANEVARLAGTILLEFGVATRKIKDTKNAPDATADCTAQLQRLMPKNFMAATPWPQLQHYARYLKAITLRLDKYRADPARDAQRLTELKPQEQRYWRLVAERKGAQDARMLEFRWLLEELRVSFFAQELRTPQPVSIKRLEKAWSQLTY; translated from the coding sequence ATGGCCGCCATGGACCAGCACCAGGTCATCATCGTGTGCGGTGAAACCGGCTCGGGCAAAACCACGCAGCTGCCCAAAATTGCGCTGGCGCTGGGGCGCGGCAAGCTCAATGCCAAGCCGGGCGAGCGCGCCCGCATGATCGGCCACACCCAGCCAAGGCGCATTGCCGCCAGTTCGGTGGCCAAGCGCATTGCCGAAGAGCTCAAGACCCCGCTGGGCGAGGTGGTGGGTTTCAAGGTGCGGTTTCAAGACCGACTCTCCAAAAACGCCTCGGTCAAGCTCATGACCGACGGCATTTTGCTGGCCGAAACGCAGACCGACCCGCTGCTGCAGGCCTACGACACCATCATCATCGACGAGGCGCACGAGCGCAGCCTGAACATCGACTTTCTGCTCGGTTACCTGCGCCAGATTCTGCCGCGCCGCCCGGACCTCAAGATCGTGGTCACTTCGGCCACCATCGATGCCGACCGCTTTGCCAAACACTTTGCCTCACGCCAAGGCCCAGCCCCCGTCATCATGGTCTCGGGCCGCACCTTTCCGGTGGAGCAACGCTGGCGGCCGTTTGAAGAGACGCGCGACTACGGCTTGAACGACGCGATCGCCGACGGTGTGGACGAACTTTGGCAGGGCGGGGCAGGGGGCGACATCCTGATTTTCTTGCCCGGTGAGCGCGAGATCCGCGAGGCTGCCGACCACCTGCGCAAGCACCTGGCGCACCAGCCCCTGACCCGCAACGCCGAGGTGCTGCCGCTGTTTGCCCGCCTGTCGCAGGCCGAGCAAGACCGGATCTTTGAGGCGTCCAACGGCCGACGCATTGTGCTGGCCACCAACGTGGCCGAAACCTCGCTCACCGTGCCCGGCATCCGCTACGTGATCGACGCGGGCACGGCGCGGGTCAAGCGCTACAGCCTGCGCAGCAAGGTCGAGCAGCTGATGGTCGAGCCCATCAGCCAGGCCGCGGCCAACCAACGCGCTGGCCGCTGCGGCCGCGTGGCCAACGGCATCTGCATCCGCCTGTACGACGACAAAGACTTTGCGGGCCGCCCGCGCTTCACCGACCCGGAAATTTTGCGCTCCTCTTTGGCGGGTGTGATCTTGCGCATGAAGTCGCTGCACTTGGGTGTGGTGGAAGACTTCCCCTTCATCGAAGCGCCGTCCAAGCGCGCCATCACCGATGGCTACCAACTGCTGGCCGAGTTGGGCGCGGTGGATGACGACAACGAACTCACGCCCATTGGCAAAGAGCTGGCCCGCCTGCCGCTGGACCCGCGTGTGGGCCGCATGATTTTGGAGGCCCGTGGCCGCGAAGCGCTGGACGAGGTGCTGGTGATCGCCAGCGCCATGAGCGTGCAGGATGTGCGCGACCGCCCCATGGACGCGCAACCCCAGGCCGACCAAGCTCACGCCAAGTTCGACGACGACAAAAGCGAGTTCACGGGTTACCTGAAGCTGTGGAAGTGGGTCCACGCCGCCCGAGGCGGGCAAGGTACCGAGCACAAGCTCAGCAACCGCCAATACGAGCAGCTGCTGCGCCAGAACTTCATCAATATCCGCCGCGTGCGGGAGTGGCGCGACACGCACACCCAGCTGCTCACCGTGGTGGCCGAGCACAAGTGGCGCATCAACACGCAGCCTGCCACGTATGAGCAGCTGCACATGTCCATGCTGGCGGGCCTGCTGGGCAACGTGGGCTACAAGCTCGAAGATCCCGCGTCTGGCGCGGGACAGGCTTCGGGCGAATACCTGGGCGCACGCGGCATCAAGTTCCACAAACACCCCGGGGCGCACCTCTCCAAAAAACCGGGTCGCTGGATCGTGGTGGCCGAACTGGTGGAGACCACGCGCCTGTTTGGCCGGGGCATTGCGGCGATTGAGCCGCAGTGGCTGGAACAAGTCGGCGCGCACCTGCTGCGCAAACAAGTGCTCGACCCGCATTGGGAAAAGAAATCGGCCGAAGTGGTGGCGCTGGAGCGGGCCACCCTCTATGGGCTGGTGGTCTACAGTGGGCGGCGCACCGCCTACAGCCGGGTGGACTTGCACGGCGCCCGCGAGATTTTCATCCGCGAAGCACTGGTGGGCGACCAGTGGGAAACCCAGCTGCCGTTCTTGGCCGCCAACCACAAGATGATCGCCAAGGTCGAAGAGTTGGAGCACAAATCGCGCCGCCAAGACGTGCTGGTTCATGAAGAGCTGATTTACGCTTTTTACGACCAGCAAATTCCCCCTGAGGTGTGCAGCGGCCGCTTGCTGGAGAACTGGTATCGCGCCGAAAGCGCCAAGCAACCGCGCCTGTTGATGTTGACCCGCGAAGAGCTGATGCGCCACGAAGCCGCCGGCATCACCACGCAGGCGTTTCCCAAACAGATCCGCTTGGGCGGCACCGACTGCCAGGCCACTTACCTGCACGAGCCGGGCGACGCCCGCGACGGGGTCACGGTCACCGTGCCCTTGTTTGTGCTCAATCAGGTGAGCGAAGACCGCTGTGAATGGCTGGTGCCCGGCCTGCTAAAAGACAAGATTCAGGCCCTGCTCAAAAGCCTGCCGCAGCGTCCGCGCAGCCGCTTTGTGCCCTTGCCCGAATCGGCCACACGTCTGGCGGCCGAGTTGTCAGCGCCCGAGTTGTTTGGCGCTGGCTCGCTCACCGACGTGCTGCTCAAAAAAGTGCGTGACGAAACCAGTCTGGACGTCAAGCGAGGTGACTTCAAGCACGAGATGCTCAGCCCGCACCTGTTCATGAACCTGCTGGTGGTGGACGAGCATGGTCGCCAGCTGGGCATGGGCCGCAACCTGGGCGCACTCAAAGGCGAGCTGGGGGCCAAAGCGCGTGGCGCTTTCCAGGCGCTGGCGCAACTCAAAGTCGCCGCCAGTCCGTCACCTGCCAACACCCCTCCCAACAACGTGAGCGACTCTCCCGTCATTGCGACCGCGAGCCAGCGAGGGGGGCAGCAATCCAGCCCACGCGCACCCGCACTCGCAACGGCCAAACCCGGAAATTCCGTCATCGCGAGCGAAGCGCGGCAATCGAGTCAACGCACCCCTGCAACCCCCCAGCGCTACACCGCCTGGACCTTTGGCGAACTGCCCGAGCTGATGGAAATCTGCAAAGGCGGTCAGACCTTGATTGGCTTTCCTGCGCTGGTGGACATGCAAGACGCCGTGACCATCGAGGTATTTGACGAGCCCGACGTGGCCGCCGCCAAAAACCGGGCGGGCCTGCGCCGCTTGTTTGGCTTGCAGATCAAAGACGCGCTCAAGTACCTGGAAAAAAACATCCCCGATCTGCAAAAAATGGCGGTGGCGTATATGCCACTGGGGTCGGCGGACGAGTTGAAAGCCCAAATCATCGACGTGGCGCTCGACCGCGCCTTCTTGCTGGATCCGTTGCCCAATGACGAGCTCAGCTTCAAGCGCCGCATCGAAGAAGGCCGCGGGCGCCTGACCCTGATTGCCAACGAAGTGGCCCGGCTGGCGGGCACCATCTTGCTGGAGTTTGGCGTGGCCACCCGCAAGATCAAGGACACCAAAAACGCACCGGATGCGACCGCTGACTGCACAGCGCAACTGCAACGCCTGATGCCCAAAAACTTCATGGCGGCCACCCCATGGCCACAACTGCAGCATTACGCCCGCTACCTGAAAGCCATCACCCTGCGCCTCGATAAATACCGCGCAGACCCCGCTCGCGACGCCCAGCGCCTGACCGAGCTGAAACCGCAAGAGCAACGCTATTGGCGTCTGGTGGCCGAACGCAAAGGCGCGCAAGACGCCCGCATGCTGGAGTTCCGCTGGCTGCTCGAGGAGCTGCGTGTGAGCTTCTTCGCGCAAGAGCTGCGCACCCCCCAGCCGGTGAGCATCAAGCGGCTGGAAAAAGCCTGGTCGCAACTGACTTATTGA
- a CDS encoding YgcG family protein, protein MNRWRRRSQGWLLGALLGASVCSAQLPVPPLTGHVVDQTRTLTPAQQAAIEQTLSAFEARQGSQLAVLLVPTTEPETIEQYALRVAEQWKLGRTKIDDGALLVVAKNERAVRIEVGYGLEGALNDVTSKRIIEETITPAFRQQNFAGGITDGLQRMVRVIDGEPLPAPVVGPTAEPFQNITWIIAAGALLGFVLRAVLGRFSGAIMTAAIVGAVSWFLLGVLSLSLIASCITALTTWVGLAGLLRARLGHHGGRGGPGGGFKGGGGGFGGGGGSGRW, encoded by the coding sequence GTGAACCGGTGGCGCAGGCGCAGCCAGGGCTGGCTGCTCGGGGCTTTGCTGGGCGCGTCGGTGTGCAGCGCCCAGCTGCCTGTGCCGCCCCTGACGGGCCACGTGGTAGACCAAACCCGCACGCTCACCCCGGCGCAACAAGCCGCCATCGAACAAACGCTGAGCGCCTTTGAAGCACGCCAAGGCAGCCAGTTGGCCGTCTTGCTGGTGCCCACCACCGAACCGGAAACCATCGAGCAATACGCCCTGCGCGTGGCCGAGCAATGGAAGCTGGGCCGCACCAAGATCGACGATGGGGCCCTGCTGGTGGTGGCCAAAAACGAACGCGCCGTGCGCATTGAAGTGGGTTATGGGCTCGAGGGCGCCCTGAACGACGTCACCAGCAAACGGATCATCGAAGAAACCATCACCCCCGCATTCCGGCAGCAAAACTTCGCGGGCGGCATCACTGACGGGCTGCAGCGAATGGTGCGTGTCATCGACGGCGAGCCCTTGCCCGCCCCTGTCGTGGGCCCAACAGCAGAGCCGTTTCAAAACATCACCTGGATCATTGCCGCAGGCGCCCTGCTGGGCTTTGTGCTGCGGGCGGTGCTGGGCCGATTCTCAGGCGCGATCATGACCGCGGCCATCGTCGGGGCTGTCTCGTGGTTTTTGCTCGGCGTGTTGTCCTTGTCGCTGATCGCGAGCTGCATCACCGCGCTGACCACCTGGGTCGGGCTGGCCGGATTGCTGCGGGCCCGTCTGGGCCACCATGGGGGCCGCGGCGGCCCGGGTGGCGGCTTCAAAGGCGGGGGCGGTGGATTTGGCGGCGGCGGTGGATCTGGGCGCTGGTGA